The following are encoded together in the Mus musculus strain NOD/MrkTac chromosome 17 genomic contig, GRCm38.p6 alternate locus group NOD/MrkTac MMCHR17_NOD_IDD1 genome:
- the H2-Aa gene encoding histocompatibility 2, class II antigen A, alpha precursor (The RefSeq protein has 18 substitutions compared to this genomic sequence), producing MPRSRALILGVLALTTMLSLCGGEDDIEADHVGTYGISVYQSPGDIGQYTFEFDGDELFYVDLDKKETVWMLPEFGQLASFDPQGGLQNIAVVKHNLGVLTKRSNSTPATNEAPQATVFPKSPVLLGQPNTLICFVDNIFPPVINITWLRNSKSVADGVYETSFFVNRDYSFHKLSYLTFIPSDDDIYDCKVEHWGLEEPVLKHWEPEIPAPMSELTETVVCALGLSVGLVGIVVGTIFIIQGLRSGGTSRHPGPL from the exons ATGCCGTGCAGCAGAGCTCTGATTCTGGGGGTCCTCGCCCTGAACACCATGCTCAGCCTCTGCGGAGGTGAAGACGACATTGAGG CCGACCACGTAGGCTTCTATGGTACAACTGTTTATCAGTCTCCTGGAGACATTGGCCAGTACACACATGAATTTGATGGTGATGAGTTGTTCTATGTGGACTTGGATAAGAAGAAAACTGTCTGGAGGCTTCCTGAGTTTGGCCAATTGATACTCTTTGAGCCCCAAGGTGGACTGCAAAACATAGCTGCAGAAAAACACAACTTGGGAATCTTGACTAAGAGGTCAAATTTCACCCCAGCTACCAATG AGGCTCCTCAAGCGACTGTGTTCCCCAAGTCCCCTGTGCTGCTGGGTCAGCCCAACACCCTTATCTGCTTTGTGGACAACATCTTCCCACCTGTGATCAACATCACATGGCTCAGAAATAGCAAGTCAGTCACAGACGGCGTTTATGAGACCAGCTTCCTCGTCAACCGTGACCATTCCTTCCACAAGCTGTCTTATCTCACCTTCATCCCTTCTGATGATGACATTTATGACTGCAAGGTGGAGCACTGGGGCCTGGAGGAGCCGGTTCTGAAACACTGGG AACCTGAGATTCCAGCCCCCATGTCAGAGCTGACAGAAACTGTGGTGTGTGCCCTGGGGTTGTCTGTGGGCCTTGTGGGCATCGTGGTGGGCACCATCTTCATCATTCAAGGCCTGCGATCAGGTGGCACCTCCAGACACCCAGGGCCTTTATGA